The Peromyscus maniculatus bairdii isolate BWxNUB_F1_BW_parent chromosome 6, HU_Pman_BW_mat_3.1, whole genome shotgun sequence genome has a segment encoding these proteins:
- the Cdc14a gene encoding dual specificity protein phosphatase CDC14A isoform X5: MKHYRFTHAEIIAWIRICRPGSIIGPQQHFLEEKQASLWVQGDIFRSKLKNRPSSEGSINKIISSLDDMSIGGNLTKLQSAERFAESHLEDEDVEMKNNVTQGDKLRALKSQRQPRSSPSCAFRSDDMKGPQRAVAQTFRLSSSPQPSVSTVKTPKVCLSPSATAKRINRGSSSSGANTRSFPVNSRLASSLGNLNAVTDDPENKKSASPTKAAFIASPFTSFLNGSSQPPGRTYPELNNNQYTRSSNSSSSGLGGNLNSSPGPLSTKPEEHTTVLRPSFQGGLSSSSARFLSRSIPVSSQTPPLGPQNPECNFCALPSQPRLPPKKFNSAKEAF, encoded by the exons AAAACAAGCATCATTGTGGGTCCAAGGAGACATTTTTCGATCCAAACTGAAAAATAGACCTTCCAGTGAAGGaagtattaataaaattatttctagcTTGGATGATATGTCTATTGGTGGAAACTTAACTAAATTGCAAAGTGCTGAAAGGTTTGCAGAG AGTCATTTAGAAGACGAAGatgtggaaatgaaaaacaaCGTAACACAGGGAGACAAACTACgtgccttaaaaagccagaggCAGCCCCGCTCCTCGCCATCCTGTGCATTTAG GTCAGACGATATGAAAGGACCCCAAAGGGCAGTGGCCCAGACTTTCAG ATTAAGTTCTTCCCCACAACCATCTGTGTCTACTGTGAAGACCCCCAAAGTGTGTCTGTCCCCGTCAGCGACCGCCAAAAGGATAAACAGAGGTTCTTCGTCTTCGGGTGCAAATACAAGAAG CTTCCCCGTAAACTCCCGGCTAGCCAGTTCTCTAGGGAACCTGAACGCTGTGACGGATGACCCCGAGAACAAAAAGTCCGCCTCACCCACCAAGGCAGCGTTCATAGCCAGCCCGTTCACCAGCTTCTTgaatggcagctcccaaccacctgGCAGAACTTACCCTGAGCTCAACAACAACCAGTATACcagaagcagcaacagcagcagcagcggtcTTGGGGGCAACCTGAACAGTTCCCCGGGACCCTTGAGCACCAAGCCTGAGGAACACACCACCGTCCTTCGGCCCTCCTTCCAGGGGgggctctcttcctcctcagcgAGATTCCTGAGCCGGTCTATCCCTGTAAGTTCACAGACACCACCTCTTGGTCCTCAGAACCCTGAATGCAACTTTTGTGCCTTGCCTTCCCAGCCGAGGCTGCCACCAAAGAAATTTAATAGTGCCAAGGAAGCCTTCTGA